ATTACAAAggtcttgtcattttctttttcagctgAACTTGAGAGATACTCCTGTCTTACTCCTTACTTTGTTTTGTAGGTGGAATCGTCCCAAAATGTCTCTTGCCCAGAAGAAAGACCGGGTTGCCCAAAAGAAGGCAAgcttcctcagagctcaggaacgGGCTGCTGAAAGCTAAAGCCATTTTCTATGAAGATTTTTTCATAAAGACAATAAACATTGATCAAAGCAGCTTTTTCTGTGTTAAGCTGTTATTATGAGACTAGGAAATAGTGTGAAATTACAAAAGCAAAGGAGTAAatagtttaatttattttaccttttgttgttgttgtttttgcacCATGGCATGCCTCTGCTGGGAGTAAGGGCAAGTATCACCACACATAGCTgagattgttttgtttctcctctaaaaaagttgttttgttttgttttgttttttaactgggAAAGGCCAGCTTACATGGGTTCCTGTAAAGCTCATGAGTGTTTCTTGGGATTCTAGTATTTCTGGAAGGAGTCCTTGTCTTTCAGACTTTCAGATCTGATAATTAGCAGCATGATCATCAGGACATAGTTCTTCATTTATTACAACCAGTTGATTAGTGGGAAGAAAGTACCTCAAGGTCAATCTTGAAAGTGAACCAACTGGTGCTAATCCTTGGCTTTAAAGATTTGAGAACAACAATGGAGTTTATGgtgtggggagaaagggaggactgggactttttgtttttgttttttgttttgtttcatttttattgtacatGCCAGACCCGAATGTACAAGAAAATAACTTGAAAGGGTCAAATATTAAACCTTGCCTATCAGGTTCATGTGGGAAAGTACTAGGTGATATATTTATGCCTCTTAAGAAATAGCCCTTCATCCACAAGGAGCAAGAACTCTTGCTGATTTATTCCTATCTTCCTTGGTCTGTCTCAGCTGAGGCAGTCTGCATCTGTAGCCTCTGCCTTACAGTGTCAGGTAAACAGTTGACTGCTGGTCTACATCCCCAGCCTAAGATAATGTGCATCACTTGTTGACACTATCAGAGCTTCAGGATAATGAATTTCAGATGCAGTGATAACTGCATGTAGAATGTATGCTTGAAGCTAAAAAGCCATTCAGCAGTGGAGCCATCTGAAGGTAAAATGTGTAAGTATACAGTAAACCATGCTATATTAACTGAGCTTTAATAAACGAGTCCTTTGAGTTTACCTGTGTAGCATTCTTTGTGTTACTGTGCAAACTTTTACCATGCTAAAACATTAGTAAGTCCATGTATGAATGTCTTTGTTTAGACAGCAGCTTCAGTGCAAACAATGTCCAGCAATGGGATAGATAGGTTGACAACCTACAGAACACTCACTATGCAATGGGATTGGCTAACACCTACAGACCACTCACTGTATGCAATGAGGCTTTTCAcagcattaatttttttaaagtcaaaatagTTAACAGTGAATATACTTGTGAACTTGTAAAAAGGCAGGAATGAGTTTTGGACATCTCTTGGCTCTATACCTGCCATCACTGTCATAACATGCATTTAAAACGACTCCATAGGCCCAGAGGAAAGAAGTCATTCTTTTAAATGCTCAATCATAAGTAGATTCTCAATAGTGGTAATAGTCCAAATTTTACTAGGAGTCATTTGTGTAGGAAATTTTCTTCCACAATAATGTCTTCAGGTTATTTAGTATCAAAGAGTGTTCCATTTCCATTTGATTTGCTGTGATCTTGAGAGCAATACAAGAATAAAGCTGCTTTTCTAGTTCTTCCCGGATTTCGCCTGGAGCACCATGCAGTAGGTAGTCTTTGAGTAACTGACAAGCTTTTGCCAAGTTTGGTTGTATTACTTCTGAAGTGCACTTCATTGTACTCAGGTCACAGCTAGTTCTGCAGTCTGTACCGTAGACGCAGTCCAGGTCAGACTCACAGTGGCGGTCCTTGATAAGTTCCTTTAGGTTTGTCTCTGGCACAATTTTCCTCATATCCACCATTTTCAAGTCATATTTTTCATTATATCCTAGGTTTTTGGCACTGGTGTCACACATGAGAAAGTTTCCATAAGGGCCATGGAAAACATCCTCTACAAATTCTAGAAGTCCTATGGCTATCTTGGCTTTTCTGGGCCATGATGGTGTGAACAACTGATCCATGCTCCTTCTGAACCCAGATGGGATAAAAAGTTCCATAACCCATGGAAGACTTATTCCATACAGAGAGGTATATTCAACACTTTCCATCACATAGAGATCACCACAGAATCCCATTAGTTTGGGGGTATGTTCTTTATCTTGAAGTATTACCATCAAGAGAAACTCATTCAACTGGAGAAGTGCCCATGCCGACTTGGCTTCTCCTAGGGACACCTGGCCATCTCTGTCTCCATCAGCCACTGTCAGGATGAGGTTAACCAATTCAGAGAGGTTTCCTTGGTCACCTAATTTTGCCTGCCAAGACAAGAATTTGTTGAGTTACACAGACTAGAATTAGGATcctaaattcaaagccagtctgttTAACTTAGCAAGTAAATCCAAGTCTAGAGTTCTGTGGGTGAGGGTCCTCCTGAATTTAACTCCTggtctaaaaacaaaaagcatctgTAAAAGAATCAGTTCTAGGTCATACCACAGTGCTAGCAGTTACCTTGCcactgaataaaaaagaaaatttatggggttggggatttagctctgtggtagagcgcttgcctaggaagcgcaaggccctgggttcggtccccagctccgaaaaaaagaaccaaaaaaaaaaaaaaaaaaaatgtcccaaaTAATAGGGGTgtggtgtctgtgcacatgtggtgtACTATGAACTGTTGTGTGGGTGGATGTTGGCAGACAACTTGTAGAAATCTGTtccctctttctaccatgtgggttctggagattaaaTTCTAGTTAAGACATTTGGTGGCAAGTGAATTTactttgagccatctccctagaataaaaagtaaattatttctaatactatttttggttttgggtgtttaagttttctttcttttgagatggtCAAATGTAGCCTAAAGGGACTCTAAACTAAATTCctgattctcttccttctgccttccaagtcctgAGATTATATATGTACATCACAATGGATTTCTTtagatttaaataatttcaaGTCCAATGTAATAGTGCACACCTGTATTAATCCTtgctactcagaaggctgaggcaggaggatactttttcaaagccagcctgatcaaTTTAGTCTTTTTcaaaatcagttaaaaaaaataataaaaagggcgggctagggatacagctcagtgtcCCTGTCTGTCCTTGCTTTGTTCCCCATATAAGAGGAGAGGAATGGACAGGAATCCAGGGAGATAGAGTACACTAATTTTATTTCACTATTTTGGTTtcagatttattgatttatttatacaAGTGGTGTCACAttatagtccaggttggcctgcCCATCTGGCTTCAAACTTAAGGCAACTCTCCTACTTCAGTCTTCAAAGCAGCTAAGAGTACAGGAGTAAGCCATTGTACCTGGCTCTGTATCAGGTGAATGTCAAAATGCACAGCAACCTAAGACCCCCTCAATTCTAATAATAACTATCGTAAATAATCTAAGACCCCTCAATCTAATAActacagtaaataaaaaaaaaaagctgaacgTCCTCCAATTGTTTACCTTTCTCTGGATCATTTCTTCCAGACCGTCTCTCATGGAAATAAAAGGCTGTCAGTCAGCGATGTGAGGCTCTGCCAGCCCCTCTGTAAGGGACGAGGCTTCATTCTGAGGTAGCGCTAGACGGACTCACCTTAAAGAGACTGTACACCATTTCTTTGAATTTCTGTACAGTAGTTCCCCTGGTTGGTTTATCAAATAGCACTATTTCTTTTCTTGGCTCCAGTTCAGTTCCAAAATCAAGATGAAGAGCTTGTTCCATTTGACACTTCACAACACCTGGTAGATTGTCCCAAACTCCTAAATACATCTTTGTGAAGAAAAGCATAAGTTATGCACATATGAAAGGAAACCGCACAAGCATACAGCAGAATTTTTCAGGTCCTCTATAAAACGTAAACAAGCACTGTACCTCCCAGCTAGATCTGTGACTTTATTTTTACCATTATGAGGCAGtccactgtgtaacccaggctcaTACTCAAATCTTGCCTTAACCTCCTGGGTATACACTAGCATACTCAGCTCCTGACTTTATTCCTGAGTGCAAATCTGAAGTATTCCCAAAGTATTTCTtcttaaatgacttttaaaagataaacagaaggctggagagatgg
The sequence above is a segment of the Rattus rattus isolate New Zealand chromosome 11, Rrattus_CSIRO_v1, whole genome shotgun sequence genome. Coding sequences within it:
- the Dipk1a gene encoding divergent protein kinase domain 1A yields the protein MARSLCAGAWLRKPHYLQARLSYMRVKYLFFSWLVVFVGSWILYVQYSTYTELCRGKDCKKIICDKYKTGVIDGPACNSLCVTETLYFGKCLSTKPNNQMYLGVWDNLPGVVKCQMEQALHLDFGTELEPRKEIVLFDKPTRGTTVQKFKEMVYSLFKAKLGDQGNLSELVNLILTVADGDRDGQVSLGEAKSAWALLQLNEFLLMVILQDKEHTPKLMGFCGDLYVMESVEYTSLYGISLPWVMELFIPSGFRRSMDQLFTPSWPRKAKIAIGLLEFVEDVFHGPYGNFLMCDTSAKNLGYNEKYDLKMVDMRKIVPETNLKELIKDRHCESDLDCVYGTDCRTSCDLSTMKCTSEVIQPNLAKACQLLKDYLLHGAPGEIREELEKQLYSCIALKITANQMEMEHSLILNNLKTLLWKKISYTNDS